A part of Ptychodera flava strain L36383 chromosome 11, AS_Pfla_20210202, whole genome shotgun sequence genomic DNA contains:
- the LOC139143132 gene encoding G2/mitotic-specific cyclin-B2-like has translation MVPSCELSEEEKRKRRIVVDWLIEVCLQLSLTTTCLHQGIWVFDKFIATERAVARKTAQLAGITSLFIASKIESRDGPSIYDFAYLTDGLCSSQDIREMERTLLQYCGFTTNSTIAEFHHLLKAANPSMINDDTERVMKYLEDISLHCLKLRRENMPHHIANSCMVLAGVKTNNNLTGAVFVGGITIGRNIRICHELIRMEKKLNVDKLEATTWMNPGCVSYFRGSGDTVSALRH, from the exons ATGGTGCCTTCATGTGAGTTGTccgaagaagaaaaaagaaaaagacggaTCGTTGTCGATTGGTTAATCGAAGTATGTTTACAGCTATCACTGACAACGACATGCTTGCACCAGGGTATATGGGTGTTTGACAAATTCATAGCAACGGAAAGGGCGGTCGCAAGGAAAACAGCACAGCTTGCGGGCATAACCAGCCTGTTTATAGCAAG cAAAATTGAATCAAGAGACGGACCCTCCATCTACGACTTTGCGTATTTAACGGATGGTCTGTGTTCGTCTCAGGACATCAGAGAAATGGAGCGGACTCTGCTACAGTACTGTGGATTTACTACAAACAGTACTATAGCAGAGTTTCATCACCTGCTGAAAGCCGCAAACCCTAGTATGATAAACGACGATACTGAAAGAGTCATGAAA TACTTAGAAGACATCAGCCTGCACTGCTTGAAATTGAGGAGAGAGAACATGCCGCACCATATAGCAAATAGCTGTATGGTGCTGGCTGGtgttaaaacaaacaacaatctAACA GGTGCTGTCTTTGTGGGTGGAATCACCATAGGCCGAAATATTCGTATCTGCCACGAACTTATTAGGATGGAGAAGAAACTCAACGTTGATAAATTAGAAGCCACAACGTGGATGAACCCTGG aTGTGTATCTTACTTCAGAGGGTCAGGTGACACTGTGTCAGCCTTGCGTCACTAA